A single region of the Terriglobales bacterium genome encodes:
- a CDS encoding alpha-ketoacid dehydrogenase subunit beta yields the protein MAQVTYLEAIRQGLWEEMERDPSVFCIGEDIGIYGGAFKVTDGFIHHFGPERVVDTPIAESAIVGAAFGAALTGLRPVAEFQFIDFIGCAFNQITNMLAKSHYRWGAPAPIVLRGPCGGGVHGGPFHSQNPEMYFVHTPGMKVIAPATAYDAKGLIKSAIRDNNPVLYLEHKFLYRRIKEELPEDDYTVPIGKARIAREGRHVSVITYAAMVHTALEAAETLAKGGVELEVIDLRTLLPLDREAIAETVKKTNKVIVLHEDTKTGGIAGEIEAIINEEAFDWLDAPIVRITSKDTPVPFSPPLEDVFLPSAKDVVEKARWLRSY from the coding sequence ATGGCACAGGTCACCTATCTCGAAGCGATTCGGCAGGGGTTGTGGGAGGAGATGGAGCGCGATCCCAGCGTCTTCTGCATCGGCGAGGACATCGGCATCTACGGGGGCGCCTTCAAGGTCACCGACGGCTTCATCCACCACTTCGGGCCGGAGCGGGTGGTGGACACGCCCATCGCCGAGTCGGCCATCGTGGGCGCGGCCTTCGGCGCGGCCCTCACCGGGCTGCGGCCGGTCGCGGAGTTCCAGTTCATTGACTTCATCGGCTGCGCCTTCAACCAGATCACCAACATGCTGGCCAAGTCGCACTACCGCTGGGGCGCGCCCGCACCCATCGTGCTGCGTGGGCCGTGCGGGGGCGGCGTCCACGGCGGGCCGTTCCACTCGCAGAATCCCGAGATGTATTTCGTGCACACGCCGGGGATGAAGGTGATCGCGCCCGCCACCGCCTACGACGCCAAGGGTCTCATCAAGTCGGCCATCCGCGACAACAATCCCGTGCTCTACCTGGAGCACAAGTTCCTCTACCGACGCATCAAGGAAGAGCTGCCGGAGGACGATTACACGGTGCCAATCGGAAAAGCACGGATCGCGCGCGAGGGGCGGCACGTGAGCGTCATCACCTACGCGGCTATGGTGCACACGGCGCTGGAAGCAGCGGAGACGCTGGCGAAAGGAGGTGTCGAACTCGAGGTCATCGACCTGCGCACCCTGCTGCCACTGGACCGCGAAGCCATCGCCGAAACGGTGAAGAAGACGAATAAGGTCATCGTTCTGCACGAAGACACCAAGACCGGCGGCATCGCCGGCGAGATCGAGGCCATCATCAACGAAGAAGCCTTCGATTGGCTCGACGCGCCCATCGTGCGCATCACATCGAAAGACACGCCGGTACCCTTCTCGCCGCCTCTAGAGGACGTTTTTCTGCCCAGTGCGAAAGACGTGGTCGAGAAGGCACGCTGGCTGCGGAGCTATTGA
- a CDS encoding EVE domain-containing protein, whose protein sequence is MFYLLKTEPSEYSFADLQRDKQTVWDGVTNPVALRNLREMLPGAKLVIYHTGDEKQVVGTASVLSVDASDPKNPRVKIAAGAAVKKPTTLAEIKANKLFKDSPLVRQGRLSVVPLTEAHYKAIVG, encoded by the coding sequence ATGTTCTACCTGCTGAAGACCGAGCCCTCCGAGTACAGCTTCGCCGACCTGCAACGCGACAAACAGACCGTCTGGGATGGGGTCACCAATCCTGTTGCGCTGAGGAATCTGCGCGAGATGCTGCCGGGCGCGAAGCTCGTGATCTATCACACGGGCGATGAGAAGCAGGTCGTGGGCACAGCGTCGGTCTTGTCTGTGGACGCTAGTGATCCGAAGAATCCCCGGGTCAAGATCGCCGCCGGCGCCGCGGTGAAGAAACCGACGACCCTGGCCGAGATCAAAGCCAACAAGCTTTTCAAAGATTCGCCACTGGTCCGGCAGGGGCGGCTGTCGGTCGTCCCGCTCACCGAGGCGCACTACAAGGCGATCGTGGGCTGA
- a CDS encoding small ribosomal subunit Rsm22 family protein, producing MQLPRALADGIESLIEGRDLKTIRRASDELSESYRTDKPKTALDTPEHRLAYLLIRLPATYAAVSSVLKEVRARIGDVRSVLDLGAGPGTAAWAATEIFPELERVALIERDVEMMAVGKKLAAGHSLLGHAQWITGDLRSVKFESHDLVIAAYALGELDSSDGPQAVTAKVWAASQKALAILEPGTPRGFASLLPLREALLAQGQHIAAPCPADAECPMQDRPGDWCHFAARLERTSLHRRLKSGELGYEDEKFSYVVFARDQAAPQAPARILRHPVHGKGHIKLMLCEAPKVREVTVAKSDGEAFRAARRARWGDPWPPAR from the coding sequence ATGCAGCTTCCGCGCGCGCTGGCCGATGGGATCGAATCCCTCATCGAGGGCCGCGATCTCAAGACCATCCGGCGCGCCAGCGATGAACTGAGCGAGAGCTACCGGACCGATAAACCGAAGACCGCGCTGGACACTCCCGAACATCGCCTCGCCTATCTGCTGATTCGCCTGCCCGCGACCTATGCTGCGGTTTCCTCCGTTCTGAAGGAAGTACGCGCGCGGATCGGCGACGTGCGCAGCGTGCTCGACCTGGGAGCGGGGCCGGGCACGGCGGCGTGGGCGGCCACAGAAATCTTTCCGGAACTCGAGCGCGTCGCCCTGATCGAGCGTGATGTGGAAATGATGGCGGTGGGGAAAAAACTTGCGGCCGGGCACTCTCTGCTCGGCCACGCCCAGTGGATCACCGGCGACCTGCGCTCGGTGAAGTTCGAGTCCCACGATCTGGTGATTGCGGCGTATGCCTTGGGCGAACTGGACAGCAGCGACGGCCCTCAGGCCGTCACAGCCAAGGTGTGGGCTGCCTCGCAAAAGGCTCTCGCCATCCTCGAGCCGGGCACGCCGCGCGGCTTCGCTTCCCTGCTGCCTCTGCGCGAGGCCCTGCTCGCGCAAGGCCAGCACATCGCCGCTCCCTGCCCCGCCGATGCGGAATGTCCGATGCAGGATCGGCCCGGAGATTGGTGCCACTTCGCTGCGCGCCTGGAGCGCACCTCGCTGCACCGGCGTCTCAAGTCCGGAGAGCTCGGCTACGAAGACGAGAAGTTTTCCTACGTCGTCTTCGCCCGCGACCAAGCTGCACCGCAGGCGCCGGCGCGCATCCTGCGCCATCCGGTGCATGGCAAAGGGCACATCAAGCTGATGCTGTGTGAGGCCCCAAAGGTCCGCGAGGTCACCGTCGCCAAGTCGGACGGCGAAGCGTTCCGGGCAGCTCGGCGGGCACGCTGGGGAGACCCGTGGCCTCCGGCGCGCTGA